One stretch of Thalassovita sp. DNA includes these proteins:
- a CDS encoding lipoprotein-releasing ABC transporter permease subunit has translation MAGTPPPFARFEWMIAWRYLRARRAEGGVSVMTWISLIGITLAVFALIATLAVRAGFRAEFVDTILGSNAHVTVYSIGTVDPNTGRIDRSIPDYQAMAERLRTVDGVTRVAPLIKGQVMANRGSYNAGIEVYGISLENLKTIPRIVNPETGFGDISRFGEGVAIGSGVARELGVTVGDKIKVISPNGVKTAFGTSPRVKAYEVIYVFSAGRYDIDRVRVYMPFTEAQSYFNRDDAADEMEVMVRSPEAIDDLQLPLLQAGGQGTQLWTWRDASGSFLRALKIEDNVMFVIMSILVLIAAMNIVSGLIMLVKNKGRDIGILRTMGLTEGAVLRVFFICGSLTGMVGTLAGVILGCLFAYYIDPIFAFVNWMAGGQAWDPSIRGIYHLPAKLQLGDVVTAVSLSLSLSFIVTIFPARRAARMNPVEALRYE, from the coding sequence ATGGCGGGCACACCCCCACCTTTTGCACGATTTGAATGGATGATTGCGTGGCGCTACCTGCGGGCCCGCCGCGCTGAGGGTGGGGTCAGCGTGATGACCTGGATCTCATTGATCGGCATCACACTGGCGGTTTTCGCACTGATTGCCACGCTGGCGGTGCGCGCCGGATTTCGGGCGGAATTTGTCGACACGATCCTGGGATCCAACGCCCATGTGACAGTCTACAGCATCGGCACCGTCGATCCCAACACGGGCCGCATTGACCGGTCGATCCCCGACTATCAGGCCATGGCAGAGCGTCTGCGCACGGTGGACGGCGTGACCCGCGTCGCGCCGCTGATCAAGGGCCAGGTCATGGCCAACCGTGGCAGCTACAACGCCGGGATCGAGGTTTACGGCATCTCGCTGGAGAACCTCAAAACCATCCCGCGTATCGTGAACCCCGAAACCGGATTTGGCGACATCTCCCGCTTTGGCGAAGGGGTGGCCATCGGGTCCGGCGTGGCGCGTGAGTTGGGCGTGACGGTGGGCGATAAGATCAAGGTGATTTCCCCCAATGGGGTGAAAACCGCCTTTGGCACCTCACCGCGGGTGAAAGCCTATGAGGTGATCTATGTCTTCTCGGCCGGGCGCTATGACATTGATCGGGTGCGCGTCTACATGCCCTTCACTGAAGCGCAGAGCTACTTTAACCGCGACGATGCCGCCGATGAGATGGAAGTCATGGTGCGCAGTCCTGAAGCCATCGATGACCTGCAGTTGCCGCTGTTGCAGGCGGGCGGGCAGGGCACCCAGCTGTGGACCTGGCGCGATGCCTCGGGCAGTTTCCTCAGGGCGTTGAAAATCGAAGACAATGTGATGTTCGTCATCATGTCGATCCTTGTGTTGATCGCGGCGATGAACATCGTGTCGGGCCTGATCATGCTGGTGAAAAACAAAGGTCGTGACATCGGCATCCTGCGCACCATGGGCCTGACCGAAGGTGCGGTGCTGCGGGTGTTTTTCATCTGCGGCTCTCTGACCGGCATGGTGGGCACTCTGGCTGGGGTGATCCTGGGCTGTCTCTTTGCTTATTACATCGATCCCATCTTTGCCTTTGTGAACTGGATGGCCGGCGGGCAGGCCTGGGATCCCTCGATCCGGGGCATTTACCATCTGCCGGCAAAACTGCAGCTGGGGGATGTGGTGACGGCGGTGTCCCTGTCGCTGAGCCTCAGCTTTATTGTCACGATCTTCCCGGCCCGCCGTGCGGCCCGGATGAACCCGGTGGAGGCCCTGCGTTATGAGTGA
- a CDS encoding ABC transporter ATP-binding protein — MSDPVLSLEGITKTYAKGSANPVAVLRGVDLAIQPGEVVALVAPSGAGKSTLLHIAGLLDTPDQGQVTLAGQALTGQSDRRRTRARREDVGFIYQFHHLLPEFSALENVVLPQLANGVARAEAVTRASDLLARVGVGARADHRPAALSGGEQQRVAFCRALANEPRLLLADEPTGNLDPATSDQVFDALMTLVRSTGMAALIATHNMELAGRMDRMLRLEAGQLR, encoded by the coding sequence ATGAGTGATCCGGTTCTGAGCCTTGAGGGCATCACCAAGACCTACGCCAAAGGCAGCGCCAATCCGGTTGCCGTCTTGCGCGGGGTGGATCTGGCCATCCAACCGGGCGAAGTGGTCGCTCTGGTTGCGCCCTCGGGCGCCGGTAAATCGACCTTGCTGCATATCGCCGGTTTGTTGGACACGCCGGATCAGGGGCAGGTCACATTGGCGGGGCAGGCGCTGACCGGTCAATCGGATCGCCGCCGCACCCGGGCCCGGCGCGAAGATGTCGGCTTTATCTATCAGTTCCACCACCTGCTGCCCGAGTTCAGCGCGCTGGAAAACGTGGTGCTGCCGCAGCTGGCCAACGGTGTGGCCCGGGCTGAGGCGGTGACACGCGCCAGTGACCTTTTGGCCCGCGTGGGCGTCGGCGCACGGGCTGATCACCGGCCTGCGGCCCTGTCGGGCGGGGAACAGCAGCGGGTGGCCTTCTGTCGGGCCTTAGCAAATGAACCACGCCTTTTGTTGGCCGATGAACCCACCGGCAATCTGGATCCTGCCACTTCGGATCAGGTGTTTGACGCGCTGATGACTTTGGTGCGTTCCACCGGGATGGCGGCGCTGATTGCCACCCATAATATGGAGCTGGCCGGGCGCATGGACCGGATGCTGCGGCTGGAGGCCGGGCAGCTTAGATAA